The window CCGCGTTGGCCTGGCCCCGCCGTATAAAGTTTAAaggttttaaatgcaaatatttctcttttatagaTGCCAGCTGTCTCCAGAGAGCGCGTTTGCTCGCAGCTCAACTTTATTGTCCAATTAGCTTCCCATATCTGGGTCCCGGAGAGcccgggggccgggggaggggggcacggcTCCCGCGGCGGGGCCGGAGCTGGAGGCCGCCCCCAGGggaccctgtgtgtgtgtgtgtgtgtatgtggggggggggggagcggggtggacgggctggggcgggggtggggggggcgccttTCAGAGGCCGGGCCGGGCGAGgcgggagcaggggcgggggccgTTCGTGGCAGGGGTGTGCTTTTCTTATTTAGAAGGAATAAAGGCAGCCCGCCCCGCGCCCACTGGCTTCCTTTTAGTCCCTCTCGAGTGTCCCCTCCCCGCCCGCTTCCCCGCCGCCCGGCGGCTTCCCCATTCACCGGGGCTCGGCGGCGCTCACAAAGCGAGGCAATTAGAATTGAAAATCTATGCAAAACAGCTGTTAACTGATTGTAAGGGAGTGCAGCTGTGTGCCGAGTGCAGCTTGGAGGCTGGCGGAAGGGCAGGAAGTGCTGGGGCAGCCCGGGGTTAAGAGGCAAACTCCCGTCACCTCGTCCGAGGGAGCCGGCTAGGCCTTAACCCTTGCTGCTCCCCTGCAGGTGACCTTGGCTACCGCGGGGCCGGCCGCGAGGGCGTGGGGGCGGGGTCGGCCCCCGGTCCCGCCCCCCCAGCCGGCCCCGCCTTCCGCAGGACCCGCGGCTGGAGAGGGAGGGCGGGGCGCTCTCTCCCATTCCACCCCCGCCCCGTCGCCGCCCTCTCTCTCCGTTTACCGGTTCAACAGATCTGCGCGATGTCGGAACGCGCAGGGCGTGCCAGGGGGCTGGGGCTGTGTCGCCGCTGCTGTCCTTCTGCCCTCCAGGCcgccgggcgggggaggggaaggagcccgGGGGCTCCAGTAATCACCGCGAGGCCCAGACTCCCCCTCTCCCGGCCTGCCGAGGGAGGCTCCCGCCTGGCCCACGGGGTTGCTCCGTGGAGTGAGTGGCCTGGGGATCTGTGTTTCTCacggacccccccaccccccccccccccttcacatTGTCTGAGACCCACTGCACCGTGGGACTCAGCGCCCGGAGGGATGAATtccagaggcagggaagggaaaagcCTTCTGGAAAGAGATAAGATTTGAGTCCAGCTTTGAAGAGGGAGAGGTGCTCTGGGCCGTGCTGGCTGGAAGGAGAAAAACTTCTGTAGATCAGTGGTGGGGGTCTGGTCGCTGGGCTGGAAGTGGTGCCTGGGCAGACCTTTGCTGCTCCCGGTGGGGCCCCACCCACGCAGGTGACACCCTTGGGCTCGTGGCCTTGGGGAGGGTGGGCCACTCAAGCTGAGGTGCTGCACAGGTCCCCAGGTGTCAGGCTGTGCGTGAtgggtcccccaccccccaggggtGTCTGCAGCAGGTAATTATTACAAACGGCTGCCAGGTACAGGCAGACAGCCCGGGTCTGGATCAGGCCTGGATCGAATTTGTGTACCCTaggcaagttaattaacctctgGTCTCCTAGCCAGGCTTTGTAATGGAGGTCACCCGGTCCACCTCAAAAGGCCCAGGCTGAGCTGTCTTGGCACGTGTTGGGTGTTTGGTAAATGGCAGAAGCCATATCCCCTTCCCACCCACGACGACGACGTCCGGGTCCCTGATGCTTATTTGCCGGTAAAGGTGCCGAATGAGGTGGCTGCGGCCATGTGACAGTGATGGTGTCCTTGTGTGCTGGGAGCACCTGATCGGGGCAGAGGGCACTGTTAAAGTGCTTGAGCGTCCCGCTGGCCCCACAAGGACACAGGATGACAAGGACCAGGACTGTGGGATTCCCTCCGTGGTGCCAAGGGCCCGTCACAGACCAGGGGCTGGCACCTGTGCTGGGACCCGGTGGGAAGCAGTCCCTGCTAGTGCCCACACTCCTGGGAACTTCACCTGGCCCAGGTAGGTGCCCTTGCGGTGGTGGTGGGTTGAGTAGCCGACCACCTCCTGCCTTCTCCATTCTGCACTGTCCTGAAgcgaccccccccctccccgacagCAGTTTGGCACCGATGTTTGTCGCCTGGTCTCTGAGGGCAGCTGAGGGCTGGCCTGGcactttcagttttgtttcctgGAGGGCGCTGGCACTTGGTGCGTTTGTTGACTGACTGCCCACCATGGTGGTTAGAGGCACGCCTTTCTTTCCAGCCcatccctctgtgcctctccatCACGCACCTCCTCCTCAGTTCCTAGCCTCAGGTGGTAGGCAGGTTTAAGAGGTGCCCGGGGCTTGTCCTCGACGGAGGGTTTTTCATCTTTTTGGCCATGCAGACTTCACAGGCTCCAGGAGGCCGGGCTGGATCTGCAAGGATCCATCTTGTAGGGGCTCCGAGCCCGGGGAGGGCGGTAGGAACCCTGCTTCCTGCACCAGGAGGCACAGTTGAGATTGGCGGGGGGCTGACGGTGCAGGGAAGCATGCACCCGCATCCTGTCGCCCCTGGCACGTAGGAAGCAGAACCCTGGTGCAGGGTAGGGGCAGGTGTCCCAGCTCAGGGAGCTGTCCCCACGTTGGCCCCCCCGTAGGACTGGTCCTGGCACCTTGCCCTTTTACCCCGAACCTTTTGTCTCTGCCTTCTGTTTCCCAGcaaatgggaaggagggaggggaggtccTGGGAGGCAGAGCGGTGGGAGCTgctgaggaggaaagagaaagaacgcGCCTTGGAGGGAAATGGAGGGCCGCCAGCCTGAGCCCCGAGTGGCGGGAAATTAGGAGTCAAGCTACAAACCTCGTTAGCGAGGAACGCGGGCTGCAGGAGAGCAATTTCCACCCTTAAACTCGGAGGCCGTGCTCCCGGATTACTAATTTCCTCGAGCTGGGCGCGCTGACAGTGAGTGTCATCCgtctacccccacccccctgccagccCGCCTGGCGGCCGCCAGCACAACTAAACCGACGCGCACTCCGTCGGCTCGTTGCTGCCCCCCGGTGGTCGCTGGGGTTCCctgcagcgccccccccccacccccctgcctccgCGGCGGTGCCGGGCTGGGGAGGAGACCCCAGGTGTGAGCGGCTCCCCTTGCACCAGGGCCCGCGTGACCTTGAGCAACTCtcggcctcagcttcctcatctgtgaaacgggaCCGGACCACCCGTCTCGCAATCCAGTGGAACTCAGATGTCTACACGGGATAGATCCTCCCAACTCGAAACATGAGCCAAATGATAACCTGAGTGGCGACCCCACCGCTTTTTGCTTCGCTGTCGTGGGCCTCTTCAAACAGGTGGAAGAACCTGGGCCGCCCTCCTCACAGGGCCTCCCAGGGTTGAAGGGAAAAAGCGGGTGCTGGGTGTCCGTCCCGGCAGGAGGTATTTGGAGGCCGGCCTGGAGGGCCTGGAAGGGCCAGCTGGGAGGAGCCTCCCCCGCCAGGTGCGAGATGCTCATTTGCATGtgattcccctcccctccccacctcccccgcaGCCTGAAATTCAGGTGGGAAAGCGTTGGAGCAGCcccagaggtttttaattttgtttttgaggcCCTAGGCTTGTCGCCGAGCTCTCTCCtgactcctccctcccctgcccccgccggTGTGTCCCGGCGGGGACGgacgcttcccctccccccccctccccccgcgctCTGGCCGCCGGGGCCGCGGTGAATCTGCCGGCCACTGCTGGGCATACATGACCGGAGGCCGCGCTGCGGAGATACCGTGCGGTGCGGTGCGTAAGGCGTCGGGCGGAGGCCGAGGCCCGCAGGAGGCCGGTGGTGCAGGGGAAGCGCCCCTCCCGCGCGGTGTGAGGGCCGGCCGGCGCCCGCAGGTAGGAGCCAGTAACGGCCCCCCGGCCCGGCCTCGCGGGTCCGTTTCCCTTTTCGTTTGTGGTCGGCTCGGAGCCTTGTGcaaggcggggggcgggggcgcgacCCGGGTGCGCCCCCACTCCGTGTGCCCCTGCTGGCGCGAAGTCGAAGGTGGAGCAGGGGAGCGGGTGGCTTGGGGGCGCCCGTCGGGGCCCTGCCCCTCGGCCCGCAGCGGGCACATAGGCGGGTTCGGCTCCCCGCTGGCGCGGGCCCCGAATGCTCCAGGCCCGCCAGCGTCATCTGGAACAGATGGATGGGGGGTGGCAGGCGCCCAGCGCTCCCTCCCATCGCAATCCGGGCTGGcgcggggagggagagggagggagggagggagggagggaggaaggcgggGGAGGCTGGGCCCGCGGGGCGGCAGCGTGCGCGCCTGCCAAGCGCGGCGCGGGCATGTCCCGGGGCAGGTTTGGGGCTGGCTGAAGCGCGGGCTGGCACCTGGGTCCGAAAGTTGAAACCGGCCGCGCGGCGCTGGGTTGGGGGTCCCGCTTTGCCTCCTGGCTCAGAAGTATGAAAGCTGTAGATTAGAGACTTTTCAAAAGGGAACGTACAGGGAGAGACCCTGGGGCATCGCAACACTGCCGGGAGCTTGGGACGCGCGCGGGGTCAGACCCCGGGGCGCCGGAAAGCGCCAGGGCCAGGGGCGTTGGGCGAGGCGTGCCCTATTAACCCGGCGCTTCCTGGAGACGCAGGCGGCGCGGGGGTGGGCTACAGGCTCCCGGTCTGCGCCCAAcgccggtgggggcggggcggagcgggGGTGGGCTTGGGGGCAGGAAGGCTGGGGCCCGCAGTCCTTCGCCTAGCCGCCTGTGGGTGCCCAGGAATTTCAGGACGCTCCCTGAGTCATTCCAGTCTGTCAAGTGcctgggtgaggtgggggggggggggtgccaggaATGGGGAGGCGCTGCGCTGGGGCCCGAGGCCCAGTGGGTCTTGCCAGTTTCTGGAGGCGGGCGGCCTCGCCTCTGACCGCAACCCCAGCTACTTAATGATCCCGCTGGTGGAGCGGCGCCTCCGTGGACTCCCCAGCCTCTGAGACGTGGGTTCTTGAAAGAACTGCCCCTTGGCCCGGCGTGTGGCCTTCCCAAAAGTTACTTCTAACAACGGGAGGGGGCAGTTCCTAGAATTTGGGCATGGGAAGGCGCAGAGGCCCGAAGTTTTCACATTCAACCCTTTCAAGTTGTGGCTGTAAGGTCACGAATCTGGAGGGGCGGTCGGGAGGATAAAGCGCACGGCCTATCTTGTGttgccctcaccccaccctgcGGCGCCGCCAACAGGCTCACCGGCTCCAAGAAAGTTCTCCTCCCAAAGGCCTCCAGACCATGAGTGTATCCGCTCTCTATTgggcctgctctgtgccagacactgttgtaGGCACTGGGGACGCGGTGGTCACGAGACCTGCTAGGGCTCTGCTGGCGTGGCGATCATGTTGGAACTGACCGCCCCCTACTTGTGCAATTAAGTGGCGGGCCTCGGACACTAGTGTATCTGGGACCCCTGAGCGGTCGAGCCAGGGGCCCCCCGGGAGCCTGAGGGTGGCACTTCCCCTACCTGCTAGTGTCCTCGACTCACCTGGCTGGTGAGGCCGGGAGGGGCGTGTGCCCGCGCGAGTGTACCCGGGCGCCCGtccgtgcgcgcgcgcgcgcgcgcgtgtgtgtgtttgcggCTGAAACCCGACACCTCCCGCTGGCTGAGGTCAGGGAGCCTGGAGCGAGCCAGTGGCCCGGGAGTGGGCGGCGTTGCGCTTGGGTGTGTCCTCGGCGGCGGCGACAGCAGCAGGTGTTTCTTGGCCGGGGCCCCGGAAGCTCCACCTCCCCAGCGGCCCgagccgccgccaccgccgccgcgcAGCCCGGGGTGAGATAAGCAGTTTAGACAAACACTGGGCGACGGTGGCTCCAGCATGTGTCAGCCGAGGCGGAGCTGCGGGGCCCTGGCATGAAAGGTGAGCGCGCCGCGCTAGGCGGGGGcgggcggtggggcggggggggggcggtggtctccgcaacccccctccccagtccacCGCGTCTGCTCCTCCAAGTTCGCGGGTTCCGCGGGGTTGGCCGCCAACGGCTCCTGGTCAACTTCCCCCGGAGTGCGAGCGGCGATAAGAGCAGAGCCGAGCGGGTGGGCAGGCGACCAAAGGCCCCCCGCCCGCACGGGTCGGAACCAGGGCGGCCTGGCCCGGGGCGGGGACACAGGCCGCCGCGGGGCGCGGGGCTCGGTGGCCCCTCCCGGGGAGGGGCGTGTAAGGGTGCacgcagcgggggagggggacgggaagCTAGGGGGCTCTGGGCGAGCTGTCGACGCTCCGGAGCCGGGGCAAAAACTTTGCGGCGGTGGCGGGAGCGAGGGGGCGGCCGTGCACCCCCACGGCAGGTGCCGGCGGCGGCTGGAAGGGGGGGGCGGAGCTCGCGGACTAGGGACTCACGGTTAGGGTTTTTGtcttgctcccctccccctccccttggtGCGGGGGAGACCGCCGGGAGGGCGGAGCTGCAGGCTCCCGGGTCTCCGACCCCCACACTCTGCTTCCCAAGGGCCCGCCCCCGGCTCcgctgctccccccccccccccccccccgcgttgGAGcggtgcccctgcccctcctcctgccgaAGATGGCTGCCCCAGCCTCGGAGGTGGGAGGGTGGTTGCATCCGCCGCCCCCCACTCTCGAGCTGccctttttccctccccagcccttcctGCTTCGCCTGGAtgcgcctccccgcccccagccctcccgGGCCCGCGGCCGCGCTGATGGGCGGCGAGTGGCCCGACCGAGTGGAGCCGATTCAATTATATTGCAGCACCAGAGACACCTCCTCGGCCGCCCGCCCGCCTCTCCAGCAGGCTAATTAAATTCCCTTCGTGGAGGCGGAGCGGGAGTTGGGCTCGCCCTCCGCGGCGGCTCCGGGTGGGGAACCAGTGGACCACTTGAGAAGTGTGCAGTGGAGGCTCCCAGCGCAGGTCGTGGGGAGAAGGGGGGTTCTCGGGACTGGGGGGAGAGATGCCTCGGGCACCTCCCCCATGCAGCTCGCTGGGTCCGGGAGACCCCTTGCGGGAGCGCCGGCTATAAGTTTTGAGGGCTGAGTGCCGGGTGGGGAAgccgcgcccccccaccccaccccaccccaagctgGCCCCCAGCCGGGTGGTGACTACCAGCCGGGAGTTGAGTCGATTTGGCCGTTGTTTTGTAAACTAGCCTTTGTCAGTGGAGTGCATCTAAAATACATTAAACCCTTGTTAACCCCTGCGGTGCCTTATCTGGGGCCCACACAGGTCGGGGTTTGGAAACAAAAAGCGAGACCACCAGATGAAAAAAAGGACTCCTTTTGTGAAGGCCCCGGAACAAAGGCTCAGCTACTCTGGGTGGGAACCTCCCGGCCTAAGCCGATTTCCAGGAGGCGGAGATGGTGGGCCAGAAGGTCCTGGTGGGGTGCTTGGCCTGGTTGGCCGGCCGGCCCCTCTCCCCGGGGGACTccgtgccctccccccccccccccccccccgccgcagaCTGGAAAGCGGAGCGGGGGTGGGGAACCCCGGGTCAGCAGCCTGTTTATGGGTCTCGGTCAGTGTTACTTAAGCTTGGGGCACGTAAAAGTTGCTCACCCTGTGTTTACAGGCTGTCTCCACCGGCGGGGACGGCGGAACCTGAGGCACAGGCTGCCGCCTGACTCAGCCGGGCCACGCCACAGGTGAGGGGGCCCAGGGCGCAGGCTCCGACCCGGCCGGCTGTGTGTCATCCCTGCTGCCTGCTGTGCCGGGAGTCTCCACCCCGCCCAGGTGGACGCGGAAGCGGGCAGGGCTGGCTCTGCAGAAGCCTGCGCCGATCTCAGTAGCCTGTGTCCGCATGGTCCTGACCCCTGGGTGaagtgttggggggagggggtgctgatgGCCCGCGCTGGGTCGGCTTTGTCACTTCGTGTCGAGGCAAGAGTAGGAACACTGGGAGAAAGGCAAGGTGGGGGCAGCTGGAGCAGGCGGGGTTTTGACACCTGGGAGTTGGCTTTCTGTGAACCCTTGGGAGCCTGAGTCCGGAGCTGGTGAGAGAGCAGCCCCGCCTGCGGAGGAGGGCCGGGGAGAGGGGTTGTGGGGCCTGTCCTCGTTCCAGGCCCCGTCCTCTCTGCGGGGCCAGACTCCAAACAAGGCAGCAAGGGCTGCCCTCTGGTGCAGGCCCTGACCTGTTGGGGACGGCTTTCAGAATCCTGGCTTGTCTAAGTTGCGAAGGGTTTATATAGATCCCCAAGCTTGGTTTTCTAAGCTTGCCGAGTGGCCGGGTGTCCCCGAACCCAGCTAGGCCACAGCCTCTGGGTTCCTGCCCTAGGCTAAAGAATGCTCggagttccccaggtgattctgctgTGCAGACTGGGGCGTAGAACCGGTCCCCTGAGGGGTGAGCAAGCAGAGGGGCTTGGAGGCCAGCACCAGAGCTCACAGCTAGAAGAGGACCCCTCTGGACCCTCCGGTGGCCTGCACAAAAGTGTCGCCTCGGGCAGCCCTCTGGCCGCCAATGACTTCCCTGTCTTTGGGGAAGTTCAGGGGCTTCAGGTCCGATAGAGCCTTGTGGTTTCAAAGCAGAAGGCGCCTGCCCCTGGGCTCTGTCCGCATCTCCCACCGGAGGCACCAGAGCAAAGTCTACGCAGCGCCACTCGGTGGCAGACCTGAGTCCTGCACCTCCAAACTTGAGCCCTCCCCAGCTCCCGGGAGTTCCTAAGTGCCCTTGACCCTTGGGCAGGTGctgttctcctttcctcctctggaGAAGGAGGGGCCTCTGGGCTCTGCGTCCCTACCTGAGGGGTGGGTGCTGGTGGCTCCTACTTTTCCAGAAGAATGCAGGCAAGACCTGCCTGCTACCTCTCTTCTTGCCCCAGGGACTCGCAGGGGCTTGCGGAGTCAGCCAGCAAGGCCGGTTTTTCCTGGCCCCGTCTGAAGGCTTGGAATTCCCAGCTTGGGTTACTCGACGTCCACACCGGGCTGGGAGCACGTTAATTATCTTTGTTATGGCAACACAAGCTGGCtgcctgtcccccgcccccccctccggTGTGCCGGGAGAGCTGTTTTTTAACCTGCAGGGATCCGTGTTTCAGGTGACATTTCAGCTTGGCCGCTGCGCGTTCATTCCCCGCCTCTCTCGGAGCGCAGCgtggccccccctccccccagctgccAGCTTCACTTCCCCACACTGGCCCTTCTCCCGGCCGAGGCCACAGGCGGCGGGAGGTGACGTTTCAGAGTGTCCCTGTCAATGAGAATTTATTGAGCGCCTCCTATGAACCCAGCCGGCGCTCGCCGCTGGGAGGTGTAGGGACAGATAACAGGGGAGCGGCCCTTTGCACACCTGCCAAAACTCAAGCCAGGGGCCTTTTAATCTCCCCTTTGCAGCTTCTCCCCACCACCAGGCACTCGTCCCCGCCCCCTTCAGGACGGAACCAcgcagccctccccctccccccactgagTTTGTACAGGCTGGCCCCGTCCCTGGCATTCTCCAGGCGGCTCCAAATCTCCGGGGGGCCCCGACACCAGCCCCCCTGCCTGCCCTTCTGGAGGCCTTGAGCATAGCATGTTCCCAAGTTCAGAGGGGAAGCGACTGTGGGGCCAGGGGAAGTGAAAGCAGCCTCTGGGGAGCATGGGATGGGGGGGCAGGAAGTGGGGGTAAGGAATTTCCCCCCCTTGGGGAAGGTGATCTGGGGTCCTCCCCCGGAAGCCTTTTTGCCCCCCAATCGGATGGGGCAACCCCGTGAACCCCAACAAACATCCCCTGGGGACTGGTACCACCTCGCCTGACCGGGGCAGGTGGTGGGGAATGACCGTGGGCGCGGAGGTCTCTGGCCACCCCTGAGACCCCATCCCCAGGTCGCTGGAGGGCTCTCGTGTGTGCCTGGGGTGGGATCCCGAAGGCGGTTCTCCCCCGGCCTGGGTGCGCCGCACGCGGTTCCCCTAAGGGGGCCTGCGGAGTTGTATTTGGATGGATGGCTTCCGTGCCTGTCTGGAGCTCTGGCCAAGCCTGCCGTTTCTGGAACTGGTTCCTCCGGCTTGAGAACTTGACATATGTGTGGAATTGCACGTTGCAGCGTCTCTGGGGCTGCCAGACCTGGGCACGGGGCATCCCTCCAGCTGTCTCCCGTCTGTACCTTGGGGGTGCGGACACCTTCCCCGGCTTGAGGATTCAGGTGACAGGTGTGCCACGCACCTGTGAAAGGGCACCGCAGGGAGAAGCTGTAAACCTCGTAGGCGTGGGGCAAGCCCCCAGCGAGcctggagggggcgcctgggtggcagcgTCCCCCTCTGTGTGTGATCTCGTGCACggcacttctctgggcctcggttttctcatctgtaaaatcggGTGGCAACCGAGGACACCTGTGTCCTCAGGCTCTTGGAGGTTAGGTGCTCTCTTAGAAAAGCTCGGgacagcgcctggcacagaggCTCCTGTATGAGGGTTTGCCGGAGAAAGCACCCCACGTCCTCTCCTTTTCGGTGACCCCAGGTCTTAAATTATAAAAGCTGGAAGGCCCCGTTCTCCCCGCCCCGCATCTTGCAGTCGCTTGGTGTAGGGACGGGCTGCAGCCACTTTTCCGACCAACACAAAGGCTCGAGATGTCAGATCAGCCCCTGCTGACCCTGCGGTGCCCGGGCCGCACCTGCCCCCACGGACTCCAGCCACCCTGCACGTGCGCACCTCCCTTTTCCAGCCGacttgtctcccccccccccccccggcgctgCCCTTCTTGTGCTCAGATGGCGggtgtgtggcctcaggcagcaATAAAAGGAATCGATTGGTAAGCTTTTGGTCAGGGCGGTATCGACGCCGGGCAGGTTAAGCCGTCCCGAAGGAAAATCTCTGTGTCAAACTGAGGAGGACCAGGCCTTCGCGCGGGGTGGGCAGGGGCCTCCTTTGTGCTGACCCCCGAGGTGATCCAGGGCCCCCGTCTAGTGCGCCACCCAGCCCCTGCGGGGGGTCGGGCAGAGGCCTTCGTGTGACGCGGGGCGCGGACTGGTGTTGGCGCTGTGTGTTCCCTTGAGGGCCTGTGAGGTTGGGGGTCAACCCCATCTGGCCATTAG is drawn from Felis catus isolate Fca126 chromosome E2, F.catus_Fca126_mat1.0, whole genome shotgun sequence and contains these coding sequences:
- the LOC123382344 gene encoding translation initiation factor IF-2-like, producing the protein MGGSAGRLPPPIHLFQMTLAGLEHSGPAPAGSRTRLCARCGPRGRAPTGAPKPPAPLLHLRLRASRGTRSGGAPGSRPRPPPCTRLRADHKRKGKRTREAGPGGRYWLLPAGAGRPSHRAGGALPLHHRPPAGLGLRPTPYAPHRTVSPQRGLRSCMPSSGRQIHRGPGGQSAGGGGGRGSVRPRRDTPAGAGEGGVRRELGDKPRASKTKLKTSGAAPTLSHLNFRLRGRWGGEGNHMQMSISHLAGEAPPSWPFQALQAGLQIPPAGTDTQHPLFPFNPGRPCEEGGPGSSTCLKRPTTAKQKAVGSPLRLSFGSCFELGGSIPCRHLSSTGLRDGWSGPVSQMRKLRPRVAQGHAGPGARGAAHTWGLLPSPAPPRRQGGGGGALQGTPATTGGQQRADGVRVGLVVLAAARRAGRGVGVDG